The Ignatzschineria rhizosphaerae genome contains a region encoding:
- a CDS encoding ankyrin repeat domain-containing protein has protein sequence MAEVKDTATELPWIRYDKNPYGVPLLDLRPITFQLGSEIEDGALKNLDSFSMEDGASFSGLSPATENGQDRIVTCDLMYNTAGKLYPGSLFVPETPEDRWAIFFDGAFIYFIRSWSRELVAKAAVKVLENKIELREIEGAILDSGFETENQTIALVNFLMLSYVLGETVPVPLLNELESEPNRAAVWAFSLFGHRAKIGVFNEDALFSSLKEIRSTTAYHIAIANNDVESVKLILNQNLVEKDLLAQDGFTPIHWALYTDNFEMIKALHEQGVNINAFSLSQTTPLMDAIELKSEKGIEMLLSLKADISLVDQQGFSALHRAAAMGLVEVVKKLLIEGADPYQESVQGFTPKALAAERNHSAIVALFTEKD, from the coding sequence ATGGCAGAAGTAAAAGATACAGCGACGGAGCTTCCTTGGATTCGATATGATAAAAATCCTTACGGAGTGCCGTTACTTGATTTAAGACCGATTACCTTTCAATTAGGTAGCGAGATTGAAGACGGGGCTTTAAAGAATTTAGATTCTTTTAGTATGGAAGATGGGGCATCTTTTTCAGGGTTGTCCCCGGCAACGGAAAATGGGCAAGATCGTATTGTGACTTGTGATTTAATGTATAATACGGCAGGCAAGCTCTATCCTGGTTCGCTTTTTGTGCCAGAAACGCCGGAAGATCGTTGGGCGATCTTTTTTGATGGCGCGTTTATCTACTTTATTCGTAGTTGGTCACGGGAATTAGTAGCAAAGGCAGCGGTTAAAGTGCTGGAAAATAAGATTGAGCTTAGAGAGATTGAAGGCGCTATTTTAGATAGTGGCTTTGAGACGGAGAATCAAACCATTGCGTTGGTGAATTTCTTGATGCTGAGCTATGTTTTAGGTGAAACGGTGCCGGTGCCTCTTTTAAATGAGTTAGAATCAGAGCCTAATCGCGCCGCTGTTTGGGCATTTTCACTCTTTGGTCATCGCGCTAAAATTGGGGTGTTTAATGAAGATGCGCTCTTTAGCTCTCTCAAAGAGATTCGAAGCACAACGGCTTATCATATTGCGATCGCTAACAATGATGTTGAGAGCGTGAAGCTTATTTTAAATCAAAATTTAGTAGAGAAAGATTTACTAGCCCAAGATGGCTTTACCCCAATTCATTGGGCGCTCTATACGGATAATTTTGAGATGATCAAAGCCCTTCATGAACAGGGCGTTAATATTAATGCGTTTTCATTATCGCAAACAACGCCGCTCATGGATGCGATAGAGCTTAAATCAGAGAAAGGGATTGAGATGCTTTTATCTTTAAAGGCGGATATCTCTTTGGTAGATCAACAAGGATTTAGTGCGCTTCACCGTGCCGCGGCAATGGGACTTGTAGAAGTTGTTAAAAAGCTATTGATAGAAGGGGCTGACCCTTACCAAGAGAGCGTTCAAGGATTCACGCCAAAGGCGTTAGCGGCAGAGCGTAATCATTCGGCAATTGTTGCGCTTTTTACAGAAAAAGATTGA
- the secB gene encoding protein-export chaperone SecB: MSQENQATFDILRIYTKNVSLESPNAPEAFKTATNPEIQIQLSNEERVIEEGIHEVALKVTVTAKLEEKVLFVAEVEQAGLFQLANFPEEQLKAIKGGYCPNILYPYARQALDNLVSGAGFPPVVLSPINFEAVYAERQAQVANEATKDEKKSKKTDA; this comes from the coding sequence ATGAGCCAAGAAAACCAAGCAACATTTGATATTTTAAGAATTTATACTAAGAACGTCTCTTTAGAGTCACCAAATGCTCCTGAAGCATTTAAGACAGCAACGAATCCAGAGATTCAAATTCAGCTCAGCAATGAAGAGCGTGTGATTGAAGAAGGAATTCATGAAGTTGCGCTTAAAGTAACAGTGACTGCAAAACTTGAAGAGAAAGTTCTCTTTGTTGCAGAAGTTGAGCAAGCGGGTCTTTTCCAATTAGCAAACTTCCCAGAAGAGCAATTAAAAGCAATTAAAGGTGGCTACTGCCCTAACATCCTTTATCCGTATGCTCGCCAAGCGCTCGATAACTTAGTGTCAGGTGCAGGTTTCCCTCCAGTGGTTCTTTCACCAATCAACTTTGAAGCAGTCTATGCAGAGCGCCAAGCGCAAGTTGCCAATGAAGCTACAAAAGATGAGAAAAAATCTAAAAAAACTGACGCGTAA
- a CDS encoding peptidylprolyl isomerase encodes MLKFHTSVGEFTITLDHEKAPITAANFLQYAKDGYFEGTLFHRIIPGFMVQGGGLEPGMVDKREGHHAPIQNEADNGLKNVRGSVAMARTMDPHSATSQFFVNLVDNGFLDHKSQTPQGWGYAVFGQVTEGMDVIDAMAKVETTSRRGHGDVPVEDILIERVEVIGE; translated from the coding sequence ATGCTTAAGTTCCATACAAGTGTTGGTGAATTTACAATTACTTTAGATCACGAGAAAGCGCCAATTACTGCGGCAAACTTTCTTCAATATGCCAAAGATGGTTATTTTGAAGGAACACTTTTTCACCGTATTATCCCAGGATTTATGGTTCAAGGTGGCGGTTTAGAACCAGGAATGGTTGATAAGCGTGAAGGCCATCATGCACCGATTCAAAATGAAGCGGATAACGGTTTAAAGAATGTTCGTGGTTCAGTAGCCATGGCGCGTACGATGGATCCACATTCAGCAACTTCACAGTTTTTTGTGAATTTAGTGGATAATGGTTTCTTAGATCATAAATCACAAACACCACAAGGTTGGGGTTATGCTGTATTTGGTCAAGTCACGGAAGGTATGGATGTGATTGATGCGATGGCGAAAGTTGAAACAACTTCACGTCGTGGTCATGGTGATGTGCCTGTTGAAGATATCTTGATCGAACGCGTTGAAGTGATTGGTGAGTAA
- the grxC gene encoding glutaredoxin 3: MKKVEVYFKATCGYCRRAFEILERHGVEPIKIDVDSDPKLWEECQTRSGRNTVPQIYIGDFHVGGCDDLMMLDKRNQLDDYLSGKLPQ, translated from the coding sequence ATGAAAAAAGTAGAAGTGTATTTTAAAGCCACATGTGGTTATTGCCGTCGTGCATTTGAAATCCTTGAACGTCATGGTGTTGAGCCTATCAAAATTGATGTTGATAGCGATCCGAAACTTTGGGAAGAGTGTCAAACACGTTCAGGAAGAAATACAGTCCCACAAATTTACATTGGAGATTTCCATGTAGGTGGCTGTGATGATTTGATGATGTTAGATAAGAGAAATCAACTGGATGATTATCTCTCAGGAAAACTTCCACAATAA
- the efpL gene encoding elongation factor P-like protein EfpL, which translates to MKKANDIRRGDVILHNNLYYLVREVEKSAPTARGGNTTYRIQMFSIPDNHKLDLSLRADDELDDVQLSKREATYSYQDGENYVFMDSEDFSQYYLSEKMVGDDAGFILEGIEGYYVSLINDAPVALSLPQTVVLEVVDTAPELKGASATKRNKPAKLSTGITVSVPEYIENGTKIIVNTDTKEYSSRA; encoded by the coding sequence ATGAAAAAAGCCAATGATATCCGTCGTGGAGATGTTATTTTACATAATAATCTCTATTATCTGGTTCGAGAGGTTGAAAAGTCTGCGCCAACGGCTAGGGGTGGCAATACCACATATCGAATTCAGATGTTCTCAATTCCCGATAATCATAAATTAGATCTCTCGCTTCGTGCTGATGATGAGCTTGATGATGTTCAACTTAGCAAAAGGGAAGCGACCTACTCTTACCAAGATGGTGAAAACTATGTGTTCATGGATAGTGAAGACTTTAGTCAATACTATTTGAGTGAAAAGATGGTAGGAGATGATGCGGGCTTTATTTTAGAAGGTATTGAAGGGTATTATGTATCATTGATTAATGATGCACCGGTTGCGCTCTCATTACCGCAAACGGTTGTGCTTGAAGTTGTAGATACTGCGCCAGAATTAAAAGGGGCAAGTGCTACAAAGCGCAATAAGCCGGCAAAACTTTCAACAGGTATTACGGTTTCAGTACCTGAATATATTGAAAATGGCACAAAAATTATCGTCAATACCGATACTAAAGAGTATTCAAGCCGCGCGTAA
- a CDS encoding helix-turn-helix domain-containing protein, with translation MISRERLKDHIPLRESVKEALDEISGMLDGKYPPNLYRLVINEVERPLFEKVLEYTDGNQSKASEILGITRSTLKKRLDYFDIDPREHKS, from the coding sequence ATGATTTCTCGTGAGCGTCTTAAAGACCATATTCCATTGCGTGAGTCAGTAAAAGAAGCGTTAGACGAAATTTCAGGGATGCTAGATGGGAAATACCCACCTAACCTCTATCGTTTAGTGATTAATGAAGTTGAGCGTCCGCTTTTTGAGAAAGTTTTAGAATATACTGATGGTAATCAGTCAAAAGCTTCTGAAATTTTAGGGATTACTCGTTCAACTTTGAAAAAACGCTTGGATTACTTTGATATTGATCCTCGTGAGCATAAATCATAA
- a CDS encoding peptidylprolyl isomerase: MKKLMLAGALMAGLISGVAMAEETVKAPNLYVEMDTTAGNIVLELNEAAAPVTVANFKNYVDDGYYDGLIFHRVIDGFMVQGGGFDSDMNQKGTKAPIQIESNNGLKNVRGSVAMARTMDPNSATSQFFINTQNNTFLDYPGQDGYGYTVFGKVVSGMDVVDKMEKVKTGDRGMHGDVPVEPIMIESMKFVEKPE, from the coding sequence ATGAAAAAATTAATGTTAGCAGGTGCTTTAATGGCAGGATTAATCTCTGGTGTGGCAATGGCAGAAGAGACTGTTAAAGCCCCTAATCTTTATGTAGAGATGGATACAACTGCCGGGAATATTGTTCTTGAGCTAAATGAAGCAGCCGCGCCAGTTACTGTGGCTAACTTTAAAAACTATGTGGACGATGGCTACTATGATGGTTTAATTTTTCATCGTGTGATTGATGGTTTTATGGTGCAAGGAGGCGGTTTTGATAGCGACATGAATCAAAAAGGGACTAAAGCGCCGATTCAAATTGAATCCAATAATGGTTTAAAAAATGTACGGGGTTCCGTTGCAATGGCTAGAACGATGGATCCTAACTCTGCAACAAGTCAGTTTTTTATCAATACTCAAAACAACACCTTCTTAGATTATCCAGGGCAAGATGGCTATGGATATACCGTTTTTGGGAAAGTGGTTAGCGGTATGGATGTTGTCGATAAAATGGAAAAAGTAAAAACAGGGGATCGTGGTATGCATGGTGATGTGCCTGTAGAGCCTATTATGATTGAAAGCATGAAGTTTGTAGAAAAACCTGAGTAG
- a CDS encoding copper resistance protein NlpE, translated as MKKKLLLVLGASLLLAACNDTPKEDVVTPAVVEENTEAVFEREHTSQNSLDWAGIYKGQLPCADCEGINVELVLEEDGTYYYQQTYLETRDGDQTFDEQGSFTWNKAGQVVTLEGTAGGPDGAVRYFVGENVLFPADKDGKIIEIESQFDYNLHKVLPE; from the coding sequence ATGAAAAAGAAATTATTATTAGTTTTAGGGGCATCTCTGCTATTGGCTGCGTGTAACGATACTCCAAAAGAGGATGTAGTAACGCCTGCTGTCGTAGAGGAAAATACAGAAGCCGTTTTTGAAAGAGAACATACCTCACAAAACTCCTTAGATTGGGCAGGGATTTATAAAGGGCAGTTACCTTGCGCTGATTGTGAAGGAATTAATGTGGAATTAGTGCTCGAAGAGGATGGCACATACTATTATCAACAGACCTATTTAGAGACTCGTGATGGGGATCAAACCTTTGATGAACAAGGAAGTTTCACGTGGAACAAAGCGGGACAAGTTGTGACTTTAGAGGGAACTGCTGGCGGTCCTGATGGTGCGGTGCGTTACTTTGTAGGTGAGAATGTTCTCTTCCCTGCTGATAAAGATGGTAAAATCATCGAGATCGAATCACAATTTGATTACAATCTTCATAAAGTGCTTCCAGAATAG
- a CDS encoding UDP-2,3-diacylglucosamine diphosphatase — translation MVKAPISLFISDIHLSESRSDIATAFFEFIENIAPTADTLYILGDLFDFWAGDDIETPLTEKVASYLTALSAKGTKIIFIPGNRDFALGANYAKKASMELVGDSLKIFNEQILLIHGDELCIEDLEYQRYKKWIRHPWVLAILKRLPKRYRLKLANKIRTKSKNAPKKAIVDVTASFVDQFFLNHQIKVIIHGHTHRAGHHRHLDQYERYVLSDWDQKGDYLRLENGTLSRHIFKIDPFMMIS, via the coding sequence ATGGTAAAAGCACCGATCTCGCTCTTTATTAGCGATATCCACTTAAGTGAAAGTCGTAGCGATATCGCTACGGCTTTTTTTGAGTTTATTGAAAATATCGCACCGACTGCGGATACGCTCTATATATTGGGAGATCTTTTTGATTTCTGGGCAGGGGATGATATTGAAACCCCTTTAACGGAGAAAGTGGCAAGTTATTTAACGGCGCTCTCTGCTAAAGGAACCAAGATTATCTTTATTCCCGGTAATAGAGATTTCGCACTAGGGGCGAATTATGCTAAAAAAGCAAGTATGGAGTTAGTGGGGGATTCACTTAAAATTTTTAACGAACAGATTCTCTTAATTCATGGAGATGAACTCTGTATTGAAGATCTTGAGTATCAGCGATATAAAAAATGGATTCGTCATCCTTGGGTTTTGGCAATCTTAAAGCGCCTGCCTAAAAGGTATCGCTTAAAGCTTGCGAATAAAATACGGACTAAGAGTAAAAATGCGCCTAAAAAAGCGATTGTAGATGTCACTGCTAGTTTTGTGGATCAATTTTTCTTAAATCATCAGATTAAGGTTATTATTCATGGTCATACGCATAGAGCCGGGCATCACAGACATTTAGATCAGTATGAGCGTTATGTATTAAGTGACTGGGATCAAAAAGGAGACTACTTAAGACTTGAAAACGGGACTTTGAGTCGCCATATATTTAAAATCGATCCATTCATGATGATCTCATAA
- the dusB gene encoding tRNA dihydrouridine synthase DusB, whose translation MKIGPYQISSPFVLAPMAGVTDLPFRKICREMGAGLAVCEMVNANSELWETEKSQLRFTYDGEVAPVSAQIVGYDPAMMADAARFSVESGAEIIDINMGCPAKKVCKKAAGSALLQDEPLVVEILKAVVAAVDVPVTLKIRTGWDRENKNAVTIAKHAQEIGIQALAIHGRTREDRFLGEAEYDTIAKVKEAISIPVIANGDIDSIEKAKRVLSHTGADAVMIGRAALGNPWLFRSLSQGEMYLPTQEELLATVLNHVSELHEFYGVDKGIRVSRKHILWYLGDREIPADWRSAMLRERVPEKQLDWIRQIFSNQ comes from the coding sequence ATGAAAATTGGGCCTTATCAAATATCATCGCCTTTCGTGCTAGCACCGATGGCGGGGGTAACGGATCTTCCTTTCCGTAAGATTTGTCGAGAGATGGGAGCAGGGCTTGCCGTTTGCGAAATGGTAAATGCAAACTCTGAGCTTTGGGAAACAGAGAAATCTCAGCTTCGATTTACTTATGACGGGGAAGTGGCGCCGGTAAGTGCACAAATTGTCGGATATGATCCGGCAATGATGGCGGATGCTGCACGTTTTAGTGTGGAAAGTGGCGCCGAAATTATCGATATTAATATGGGATGCCCCGCCAAAAAGGTTTGTAAAAAAGCAGCAGGATCAGCGTTATTACAAGATGAGCCTTTAGTTGTAGAGATTTTAAAAGCAGTGGTTGCTGCAGTTGATGTTCCTGTGACCTTAAAAATCCGTACCGGATGGGATCGTGAGAACAAAAATGCCGTAACAATTGCAAAACACGCACAAGAGATAGGAATACAAGCATTAGCAATCCATGGACGGACGAGAGAAGATCGCTTTCTTGGTGAAGCCGAATATGACACGATTGCGAAGGTGAAAGAAGCGATCAGTATTCCTGTTATTGCAAATGGTGATATTGATTCAATAGAGAAGGCAAAGCGAGTCTTGAGTCATACAGGTGCGGATGCGGTCATGATTGGCCGTGCAGCTTTGGGAAATCCTTGGCTGTTTCGCTCTTTATCTCAAGGTGAGATGTATCTTCCAACTCAAGAAGAGTTATTAGCAACGGTCTTAAATCATGTAAGTGAGCTTCATGAATTTTATGGCGTTGATAAAGGGATTCGTGTTTCGCGTAAACATATCCTTTGGTACTTAGGGGACCGAGAAATTCCTGCAGATTGGCGTAGTGCTATGTTGCGGGAGCGAGTACCAGAAAAACAGCTTGATTGGATTCGCCAGATTTTTTCGAATCAATAG
- a CDS encoding rhodanese-like domain-containing protein, with amino-acid sequence MNSIMPFIQQNWMFVAAFVVVVTLFIANEINSARGKKYRMSVTDALREYNDDNAVFIDIRSKKDFKKLHIPNAVNIPAAELEKKLESLAQFGNKQIIVYSDTDPRANEACIKLRKMHPQAPLNVLVGGIVGWQEANLPLSKD; translated from the coding sequence ATGAATTCTATTATGCCTTTTATCCAACAAAATTGGATGTTTGTCGCGGCATTTGTTGTTGTCGTCACGCTGTTCATTGCCAATGAGATTAACTCGGCAAGAGGAAAGAAGTACCGAATGAGCGTTACCGATGCGCTCCGTGAATATAACGATGATAACGCTGTATTTATTGATATTAGAAGTAAAAAAGATTTTAAAAAATTGCATATCCCCAATGCTGTGAATATTCCAGCAGCAGAGCTTGAGAAGAAGCTTGAGAGTTTAGCGCAATTTGGAAATAAACAAATTATTGTATATAGCGATACCGATCCACGTGCAAATGAAGCTTGTATTAAACTGCGTAAAATGCATCCTCAAGCACCTTTAAATGTATTAGTGGGCGGTATAGTTGGTTGGCAGGAGGCGAACTTACCTCTTTCTAAGGATTAA
- a CDS encoding rhomboid family intramembrane serine protease yields MLKNLPIATRTLIIVNVGIFILTMLLSSMEVVELDVIFGSYYPESINFQFWQPFTHMFIHAGIGHLLFNMLALFIFGSTVEYHLGTKRFLILYFVAGMGSFILFNAQSYFTIEPLKNAIEYVDIRSIVGFNAQLTPEIINENIQLDHFGRATVPSFFNTVPEIIALVQAYITPMMGASGAIYGVLVAFGFLFPNTGLSLVFIPYPIKAKYFIPGLIGLEIILGLMNLSWNPVAHFAHIGGAVAGFALVYYWKKRGVIY; encoded by the coding sequence ATGCTTAAAAACCTTCCGATTGCCACACGAACACTTATTATTGTGAATGTGGGGATCTTCATTTTAACAATGCTGCTTTCAAGCATGGAAGTAGTGGAACTTGATGTAATCTTTGGAAGCTACTATCCAGAATCGATTAACTTTCAATTCTGGCAACCTTTCACCCATATGTTTATTCATGCCGGCATTGGGCATCTTCTTTTTAATATGCTGGCACTCTTTATCTTTGGTTCTACCGTTGAATATCACTTAGGGACAAAGCGTTTTCTGATTCTCTATTTTGTTGCCGGCATGGGATCCTTTATTCTCTTTAATGCCCAAAGCTATTTTACGATTGAGCCATTAAAAAATGCGATTGAATATGTAGATATACGAAGCATTGTTGGTTTTAATGCACAGCTGACACCTGAGATTATTAATGAGAATATTCAGCTCGATCACTTTGGCCGTGCGACTGTCCCTTCCTTTTTTAATACAGTGCCGGAGATCATTGCGCTAGTTCAAGCCTATATCACCCCTATGATGGGTGCATCGGGGGCTATCTATGGTGTTTTAGTCGCTTTTGGATTTCTCTTTCCTAATACCGGCTTATCGCTGGTCTTTATCCCTTACCCAATCAAGGCCAAATATTTTATTCCAGGATTAATCGGATTAGAGATTATTTTAGGATTAATGAATCTCTCTTGGAATCCTGTGGCACACTTTGCCCATATTGGCGGCGCAGTTGCCGGCTTTGCGCTAGTTTACTACTGGAAAAAAAGAGGAGTTATCTACTAA
- a CDS encoding NirD/YgiW/YdeI family stress tolerance protein, whose translation MKKLLIAMVFMGLATSAQAQFTGSDVGMPPQDLLISPFEISKVEAVRQMPDDTYVTVVGHIIAQQGRDRDKYLFQDETGEIIVEIDKKLWRNQPVSPETTVKILGELDQSRHQDRVKIEAVYLEVIQ comes from the coding sequence ATGAAAAAGTTACTGATAGCAATGGTATTTATGGGCTTGGCAACTTCTGCACAAGCACAATTTACAGGTAGTGATGTGGGGATGCCGCCACAAGATCTTTTAATTTCCCCCTTTGAAATTAGTAAGGTTGAAGCTGTTCGCCAAATGCCAGATGATACTTATGTGACGGTAGTTGGGCATATTATTGCGCAACAGGGACGAGATCGAGATAAGTACCTCTTTCAAGATGAGACAGGGGAGATTATTGTCGAGATTGATAAAAAGCTATGGCGCAATCAACCGGTATCTCCTGAGACAACGGTTAAAATATTAGGGGAATTAGATCAAAGCCGTCACCAAGATCGAGTGAAGATTGAAGCAGTATATCTTGAAGTGATTCAGTAA
- a CDS encoding succinate dehydrogenase assembly factor 2 yields MSEKYDLRKIKWRSRRGMRELDALCDRYLANHFESAPNAEKDLYLTLLDMQDPELYSLLMHRAEYPTPEIKALVLKMNPDLLDE; encoded by the coding sequence ATGAGTGAAAAATATGATCTAAGAAAAATAAAATGGCGTTCACGTCGTGGCATGCGTGAATTAGATGCCTTATGCGATCGTTACCTTGCCAATCACTTTGAAAGTGCCCCTAACGCAGAGAAAGATCTCTATCTAACGCTATTAGATATGCAAGACCCTGAGCTCTACTCACTACTTATGCATCGTGCGGAATATCCAACACCTGAAATTAAGGCTTTAGTGTTAAAGATGAATCCTGATCTTTTAGATGAGTAA
- the prmA gene encoding 50S ribosomal protein L11 methyltransferase has translation MNKWFELTLKADMRFTAEALDEALVESGAVAVTMKDGEDDPIFEPLPGETPLWNNTLVTGLYEVPCDVEAIKAFLVQYLDEPYLPIVETNELEDKDWVRAWQDHYKPIKFGENLWICPTHLPSPEPEIATVRLDPGLAFGTGTHPTTALCLEWLSENRTEFINQTIIDYGCGSGVLGIAGKLLGAKECFSTDIDPQAIYATAQNAERNNVVIHGALPENFKPTKAKVVLSNILSGPLVELAPILGNLVEPGGHLVLAGLLDHDAAFVKGAYEAEFTFEADKSLDGWTRLHGIKKQ, from the coding sequence ATGAATAAATGGTTTGAATTAACTTTGAAAGCTGACATGCGATTTACTGCGGAAGCATTAGATGAAGCATTAGTGGAATCTGGCGCAGTTGCAGTAACGATGAAAGATGGCGAAGATGATCCAATATTCGAACCTCTTCCAGGGGAAACACCCTTATGGAATAATACGCTTGTGACAGGGCTCTATGAAGTCCCTTGTGATGTTGAAGCGATCAAGGCTTTTTTAGTGCAATATTTAGATGAGCCCTATTTGCCGATAGTTGAAACCAATGAATTGGAAGATAAAGATTGGGTAAGGGCTTGGCAAGATCACTATAAGCCCATTAAATTTGGGGAAAATTTATGGATCTGCCCAACGCACCTACCCTCTCCTGAGCCAGAAATAGCGACCGTGAGACTTGATCCGGGTTTAGCTTTTGGAACAGGAACACACCCCACAACGGCGCTGTGCCTTGAGTGGCTATCTGAAAATCGTACAGAATTTATCAATCAAACGATTATTGATTATGGTTGTGGTTCTGGCGTTTTAGGGATAGCAGGAAAGCTTTTAGGCGCAAAAGAGTGCTTTAGTACGGATATTGATCCCCAAGCGATCTACGCAACTGCGCAAAATGCGGAGCGTAATAATGTAGTCATTCACGGGGCACTTCCTGAGAATTTTAAGCCAACAAAGGCAAAAGTTGTTCTTTCAAATATTTTGTCAGGACCATTAGTTGAGCTTGCGCCTATCTTAGGAAATTTAGTAGAACCCGGTGGTCACTTAGTTTTAGCAGGACTTTTAGATCATGATGCCGCCTTTGTAAAAGGGGCTTATGAGGCAGAGTTTACGTTTGAAGCAGATAAGAGCTTAGACGGTTGGACTAGACTTCACGGTATTAAAAAACAGTAA